One segment of Lutra lutra chromosome 12, mLutLut1.2, whole genome shotgun sequence DNA contains the following:
- the LOC125081742 gene encoding basic proline-rich protein-like: MAGDGGSRRWRQRRRRQRPSWRCRPGARLYANPEGEGNRVRKRLAPGRGRGGAERRDARSARARRGSAPGAAPPGGGRPGRRCQAGGGGGETRRWLHFRFHPGSEQAGSRPSTREGRRPPSRPQPAAARTGSSLTCLHEAAAVPPSAVFSASDSFAPTPPPPPPPAPGPSPSPSRHSPPSPHSRPTAGLYPPSSAAACPAPHRLRPAPPLCLRKGSLRCPGVARLRDLFSGHGWWRSGPAPSPGFLSGRCSLRRGGREGNVGPCQIHPHK, translated from the exons ATGGCGGGGGATGGGGGATCAAGGAGatggcggcagcggcggcggcgacAGCGGCCGAGCTGGCGGTGTCGGCCCGGGGCCCGACTCTACGCGAACCCGGAGGGGGAGGGGAATCGCGTCAGGAAGCGGCTCGCGCCAggaagggggcggggcggggccgaaCGCCGAGACGCTAGGTCCGCACGCGCCAGGCGAGGGTCGGCCCCTGGGGCTGCCCCTCCCGGCGGGGGCAGGCCGGGAAGGCGGTGCCAGGCGGGAGGCGGCGGTGGGGAAACCCGCCGGTGGCTTCACTTTCGCTTCCACCCCGGCTCGGAGCAGGCGGGAAGCCGCCCCTCCACCCGGGAAGGAAGGCGACCGCCCAGCCGTCCCCAGCCGGCGGCAGCCCGCACGGGCAGCTCCCTTACCTGCCTCCACGAGGCGGCCGCGGTTCCGCCCTCGGCCGTCTTCTCCGCCTCCGACTCctttgcccccaccccacccccacccccacccccggccccaggccccagccctaGCCCCAGTCGGCACAGCCCGCCCAGCCCGCACAGCCGTCCCACTGCGGGCCTCTACCCACCCAGTTCGGCGGCAGCCTGCCCCGCCCCACACCgcctccgccccgcccctccaCTCTGCTTGCGTAAAGGCTCACTTAGGTGTCCCGGAGTCGCGCGGCTGAGAGATCTGTTTTCCGGGCACGGTTGGTGGAGAAGTGGCCCTGCGCCGTCTCCGGGCTTCTTGTCCGGCCGCTGCAGCCTTCGCCGCGGAGGCCGGGAGGGGAATG tggGCCCTTGCCAGATACATCCACACAAATGA